The following coding sequences are from one Arthrobacter crystallopoietes window:
- a CDS encoding FAD-dependent oxidoreductase, whose protein sequence is MKAIICGAGITGLSAANFLSANGWDVTLVERSAGPRPEGYMIDFFGSGWQAATHMGVIDRIREVGYDVNRIDYVDSNGRSTAHLGYESFTKVVGDRLRSILRPDLEQAIREVLPDSVELLYSTTITSIHDSSAAATASGGKVDVELSDGRRLTADLLIGADGIHSDVRSMVFGPEADYFKFLGFHVGAYSFRDNRVKDILANRYAITDTCGEAMFFYRLRDGSISALGVHRTDRRERPDDIQQEFRERYRSLGWLCPLALEHCPKSFYYDQVAQIRMPCWRRGRVVLLGDAATAVSLLAGQGASLGMAGAYVLADELAKHAQVPDALAAFEARWRPQVAEQQKAGVSAAKWFVPADRRALLMRRLSMRLIKVPGVSRLVSGAVVGKIGAAL, encoded by the coding sequence ATGAAAGCCATTATCTGCGGTGCCGGCATCACCGGTTTATCCGCCGCCAATTTCCTCAGCGCTAACGGCTGGGACGTCACCCTGGTGGAACGCTCAGCCGGGCCGCGGCCCGAAGGCTACATGATTGATTTCTTCGGCTCCGGTTGGCAGGCGGCCACCCACATGGGCGTTATCGACAGAATCCGTGAAGTGGGATACGACGTCAACCGGATCGACTACGTGGACAGCAACGGCCGAAGCACGGCCCATCTGGGCTACGAGAGCTTCACGAAGGTGGTCGGCGACCGGCTGCGCAGCATCCTGCGCCCCGATCTGGAACAGGCCATCCGCGAAGTGCTGCCGGACTCGGTGGAGCTGCTCTATTCCACCACGATCACCTCGATCCACGACTCCTCCGCCGCCGCGACCGCATCCGGCGGGAAGGTGGACGTGGAACTCTCGGACGGCCGGCGGCTCACCGCCGACCTGCTGATCGGGGCCGACGGGATCCACTCGGACGTCCGCAGCATGGTCTTCGGGCCTGAGGCCGACTACTTCAAATTCCTGGGGTTCCACGTCGGCGCGTATTCCTTCCGCGACAACCGGGTCAAGGACATACTGGCCAACCGTTATGCCATTACGGACACCTGCGGCGAGGCCATGTTCTTCTACCGGTTGCGGGACGGCAGCATTTCGGCACTGGGCGTGCACCGCACCGACAGGCGGGAGCGCCCGGACGATATCCAGCAGGAGTTCCGCGAGCGCTACCGGTCCCTGGGCTGGCTGTGTCCGCTGGCGTTGGAGCATTGTCCCAAATCCTTCTACTACGACCAGGTGGCGCAGATCCGGATGCCGTGCTGGCGCCGAGGCAGGGTGGTGCTGCTGGGAGATGCCGCTACGGCAGTCTCGCTGCTGGCCGGCCAGGGCGCGTCGCTGGGTATGGCCGGCGCCTACGTGCTCGCCGACGAACTGGCCAAACATGCGCAGGTTCCCGATGCCCTTGCCGCCTTCGAGGCACGCTGGCGCCCGCAGGTCGCCGAGCAGCAGAAGGCCGGGGTGTCCGCCGCCAAGTGGTTTGTTCCCGCGGACCGCCGAGCCCTGCTCATGCGGCGGCTCTCGATGCGGCTGATCAAGGTCCCGGGCGTCAGCAGGCTGGTCAGCGGCGCCGTCGTCGGTAAAATCGGGGCTGCGCTCTGA
- the cls gene encoding cardiolipin synthase, with product MGIRIAALGIVPGNRRPTTAMAWLLAIFFIPLVGIALFFMFGSFRLSDRRIAKQTEINRKVWAATQDMEEPRSEREAPAWVHSAAELNRSLGSFPMVDNNHVELYPDYEGSIAAMAAAVRKAEEFVNIQFYIMAKDEVTEELFVALQEAAARGVRVRLLFDHLGTMRIRGYRQFRRWLQGSGIEWQRMLPLLPVRGQWRRIDLRNHRKILVVDGRVAFTGSQNLIEPGYHRASSERTGRQWVELMARYEGPIVTALNVVFATDWSSETDDTLGSELFTPPPVREPGPMTCQVVPSGPGFATENNLRLFNTLIYAAVERLSICSPYFVPDDSLLYAITTAAQRGVDVELFVSEQGDQFLVHHAQRSYYQALLEAGVRIYLYPKPLVLHAKHFTVDDEVGVLGSSNMDMRSFSLNLEVSVMHLGGDIVAKMREIQQSYREVSREVTLEEWRQRTRWERYVDNVARLTATLQ from the coding sequence ATGGGAATCCGGATCGCGGCGCTGGGGATTGTGCCGGGCAACCGCCGCCCCACCACCGCCATGGCTTGGCTGCTCGCCATCTTCTTCATTCCGCTGGTCGGCATTGCGCTGTTCTTCATGTTCGGCAGTTTCCGGCTTTCGGACCGCCGGATCGCCAAACAGACCGAGATCAACCGCAAAGTCTGGGCAGCCACCCAGGACATGGAAGAACCGCGCAGCGAACGCGAAGCACCCGCCTGGGTCCATTCGGCCGCCGAACTGAACCGCTCGCTCGGCTCTTTCCCGATGGTGGACAACAACCACGTGGAGCTTTATCCGGACTACGAGGGTTCCATCGCCGCGATGGCCGCCGCCGTCCGCAAGGCGGAGGAATTCGTCAACATCCAGTTCTACATCATGGCCAAGGACGAGGTCACCGAGGAGCTCTTTGTGGCCCTGCAGGAGGCCGCGGCCCGCGGTGTCCGGGTCCGTCTGCTCTTCGACCACCTCGGCACCATGCGGATCAGGGGCTACCGGCAGTTCCGGCGCTGGCTGCAGGGCAGCGGGATTGAGTGGCAGCGCATGCTCCCGCTGCTCCCCGTGCGGGGCCAATGGCGCCGCATCGACCTGCGCAACCACCGCAAGATTCTCGTGGTGGACGGACGCGTGGCCTTCACGGGATCGCAGAACCTGATCGAACCCGGCTACCACCGTGCCTCCAGCGAGCGGACCGGCCGGCAGTGGGTGGAGCTGATGGCCCGGTATGAAGGCCCCATCGTCACTGCGCTCAACGTGGTGTTCGCTACGGACTGGTCCAGCGAAACGGACGACACCCTCGGCAGCGAGCTGTTCACGCCGCCACCGGTCCGCGAGCCGGGCCCCATGACCTGCCAGGTGGTTCCGAGCGGCCCGGGCTTCGCCACGGAGAACAATCTGCGCCTGTTCAATACGTTGATCTACGCGGCGGTGGAACGGCTGTCCATCTGCAGCCCGTACTTCGTGCCGGATGATTCGCTGCTCTATGCGATTACGACGGCGGCGCAGCGCGGTGTCGACGTCGAACTTTTCGTCTCGGAACAGGGGGATCAGTTCCTGGTCCACCACGCCCAGCGTTCCTACTACCAAGCCCTGCTGGAAGCCGGCGTGCGCATCTACCTGTATCCGAAACCGCTGGTGCTGCACGCGAAGCACTTCACCGTGGACGACGAGGTCGGCGTCCTGGGGTCGAGCAACATGGATATGCGCTCCTTCTCCTTGAACCTGGAAGTGTCGGTCATGCATCTTGGCGGGGACATCGTTGCCAAGATGCGCGAAATCCAGCAAAGCTACCGCGAGGTTTCCCGGGAGGTCACCCTGGAGGAGTGGCGCCAGCGAACCCGGTGGGAGCGTTACGTCGACAACGTGGCCCGTCTGACCGCGACCCTCCAGTAA
- a CDS encoding aminodeoxychorismate lyase, with amino-acid sequence MTVLVFLDPALENGRIADATKPQLMATDLGATRGDGIFESLLAVDGVPRKVQAHLDRLASSARIMDLDIPPSDAWERAIATAVAEHAPAEELVLKLLVTRGVEGAERPTAWVQASLPGSLGRDQRQEGLDVLLLDRGYDSNIAERAPWLLLGAKTLSYAVNMAALRYAKANGADDVIFTSTDGLVLEGPTSTVLMATVRDGVRTLTTPLLENGILPGTSQGALFNAAADAGWQLGYGPLEPHHLLAADAVWLVSSIRLLAPVKSIDGRAIPVSHEMTEELTALLAKGSRE; translated from the coding sequence ATGACAGTTTTGGTGTTTCTCGACCCTGCCCTGGAGAACGGGCGCATCGCCGATGCCACGAAGCCGCAGCTGATGGCGACCGATCTGGGCGCCACCCGTGGCGACGGCATTTTCGAATCGCTCCTGGCCGTGGACGGTGTTCCCCGCAAGGTGCAGGCGCATCTGGACCGGCTGGCGTCCTCGGCGCGCATCATGGACCTGGACATTCCGCCGTCCGATGCCTGGGAGCGGGCCATCGCCACCGCCGTCGCCGAACATGCCCCGGCTGAAGAGCTGGTGCTCAAGCTGCTGGTCACGCGCGGCGTGGAGGGCGCGGAGCGTCCCACCGCGTGGGTGCAGGCCTCGCTGCCCGGTTCCCTCGGCAGGGACCAGCGGCAGGAAGGCCTCGATGTGCTGCTGCTGGACCGCGGCTACGACAGCAACATCGCCGAGCGCGCGCCGTGGCTGCTGCTGGGCGCCAAGACCCTTTCCTACGCCGTGAACATGGCCGCACTGCGCTACGCCAAGGCCAACGGGGCGGACGATGTCATCTTCACCTCCACCGACGGACTGGTGCTGGAGGGCCCCACCTCCACGGTGCTGATGGCGACCGTGCGCGACGGCGTCCGGACGCTCACCACGCCGCTGCTCGAAAACGGCATCCTGCCCGGCACGTCCCAGGGCGCCCTGTTCAACGCGGCCGCGGATGCCGGCTGGCAGCTGGGCTACGGGCCGCTGGAGCCGCACCACCTGCTGGCAGCCGATGCGGTGTGGCTGGTCTCCAGCATCCGGCTGCTGGCACCGGTCAAGTCGATCGACGGCCGGGCCATCCCGGTGTCACACGAGATGACGGAGGAACTGACGGCGCTGCTGGCCAAGGGCAGCCGCGAGTAG
- a CDS encoding DUF1737 domain-containing protein yields the protein MPPLEQPVQSPVGNAAGSPLPYRLLTGPDDRSFCARVSAALAEGYELYGNPSIAFDGERVIAAQAVVLKGHSA from the coding sequence ATGCCCCCGTTGGAACAACCCGTCCAGTCCCCCGTTGGCAATGCAGCGGGCAGCCCCCTGCCCTACCGGTTGCTGACCGGGCCGGACGACAGGTCCTTCTGCGCGCGGGTCAGCGCCGCGCTGGCGGAGGGCTACGAACTCTACGGCAACCCCTCGATTGCCTTCGACGGCGAACGCGTCATCGCCGCCCAGGCCGTGGTGCTGAAGGGACACAGCGCATGA
- a CDS encoding rhodanese-like domain-containing protein, producing the protein MSYAGDLTVQEAVEKLRGGAVLVDVRTETEWQQVGVPVTNDDGAPARFIEWNRIDGSRNAGFLNGLQSLRGKELLLICRSGRRSIDAAISATAAGHTAYNVLGGFEAAGGWQQSDLPWKRG; encoded by the coding sequence ATGAGCTACGCCGGAGACCTCACCGTTCAAGAAGCCGTGGAGAAGCTGCGCGGCGGTGCCGTCCTCGTGGACGTCCGTACCGAGACCGAATGGCAGCAGGTGGGCGTGCCCGTGACGAACGACGACGGCGCTCCCGCGCGCTTCATCGAGTGGAACCGGATTGACGGCAGCCGCAATGCCGGCTTCCTCAACGGGCTGCAGTCGCTGCGCGGCAAGGAGCTGCTGTTGATCTGCCGTTCGGGGCGGCGCTCCATCGATGCCGCCATCAGCGCCACCGCCGCCGGTCATACCGCGTACAACGTGCTGGGTGGCTTCGAAGCCGCCGGCGGCTGGCAGCAGAGCGATCTGCCCTGGAAGCGGGGCTAG
- a CDS encoding O-succinylhomoserine sulfhydrylase: protein MVPAEPSGPGPDPAELLAGWDPQTRAVRGGLDRTGFQETSEALFLTSGYVFDSAEAAEASFNGEVERFVYSRYGNPTVAAFQERLRLLEGAEACFATASGMSAVFTALGALLATGDRVVAARSLFGSCFVILNEILPRWGVETVFVDGHDLAQWEQALATPAAAVFFESPSNPLQELVDIRAVVELAHAAGAQVVVDNVFATPLLQQATELGADVVVYSGTKHMDGQGRVLGGAVLGRADFINGPVKQLMRHTGPALSPFNAWTLLKGLETMSLRVNYSTASALEIARWLQTQPAVRRVVYPFLESHPQYELARRQMSGGGTVVTFELEPDAASGADAKAAAFRLLNSLTTVDISNNLGDAKSLITHPATTTHRAMGPDGRAAIGLGDGFVRLSVGLEATGDLLKDLDRALSKP, encoded by the coding sequence ATGGTGCCCGCGGAGCCTTCCGGCCCTGGGCCGGACCCGGCGGAGCTGCTCGCCGGCTGGGACCCGCAGACGCGGGCAGTCCGCGGCGGCCTTGACCGCACGGGCTTCCAGGAAACCTCCGAAGCCTTGTTCCTGACCTCCGGCTACGTTTTCGATTCCGCCGAGGCAGCCGAAGCCTCCTTCAACGGCGAGGTGGAACGCTTCGTCTATTCCCGCTACGGCAACCCCACGGTCGCTGCCTTCCAGGAACGGCTCCGGCTGCTCGAGGGAGCCGAGGCCTGCTTCGCCACCGCCAGCGGCATGAGTGCGGTTTTCACGGCCTTGGGCGCCCTGCTCGCCACCGGTGACCGGGTCGTTGCAGCCCGGAGCCTGTTCGGTTCCTGCTTTGTCATTCTCAACGAGATCCTGCCGCGCTGGGGCGTGGAAACGGTCTTTGTGGACGGCCATGACCTGGCCCAGTGGGAGCAGGCCCTCGCCACCCCGGCCGCCGCGGTGTTCTTCGAGTCGCCGTCCAACCCGCTGCAGGAGCTGGTGGACATCCGGGCGGTCGTCGAACTGGCGCACGCCGCCGGGGCGCAGGTGGTGGTGGACAATGTCTTCGCCACCCCGCTGCTGCAGCAGGCAACGGAACTGGGGGCCGACGTCGTTGTTTATTCGGGTACCAAACACATGGACGGGCAGGGCCGTGTGCTGGGCGGTGCCGTGCTGGGGCGTGCGGATTTCATCAACGGCCCGGTCAAGCAGCTGATGCGCCACACCGGTCCCGCGCTGAGCCCGTTCAACGCCTGGACACTGCTCAAGGGGCTGGAGACGATGTCCCTGCGCGTGAACTATTCGACGGCATCCGCCCTGGAGATCGCCCGCTGGCTGCAAACCCAGCCGGCGGTGCGGCGGGTGGTCTACCCGTTCCTCGAATCGCATCCGCAGTACGAATTGGCGCGCCGCCAGATGAGCGGCGGCGGAACCGTGGTCACGTTTGAGCTTGAGCCGGATGCCGCCAGCGGCGCGGACGCCAAGGCCGCCGCGTTCCGGCTGCTCAACTCGCTGACCACGGTGGACATTTCGAACAACCTCGGCGACGCCAAGTCCCTGATCACCCATCCGGCCACCACCACGCACCGCGCGATGGGACCGGACGGACGGGCCGCGATCGGGCTTGGCGACGGCTTCGTCCGGCTGTCCGTGGGTCTGGAAGCCACCGGGGACCTGCTCAAGGACCTGGACCGGGCGCTCTCCAAACCGTAG
- a CDS encoding energy-coupling factor transporter transmembrane component T family protein, whose translation MSLDIMTPRLTASPFTRANPLSKLAAVAMVTVVVMLSVDWVSAGVVLAAELLLLPVLGISAWALFRRGWPLVVAAAVGAYGTALLAEKTGAVVFEAGPLLFTEDSINSGVAIGLRSLAVALPGIFLLLTTDPTDLADALAQKLKLPHRFVLGALAGLRLVGLLVEEWRTLGLARRARGVGAENKPLAKFAAFLGQAFGLIVQAIRRATRLAVAMEARGFGGAQRTWARESTFSRVDIWVFLGGALVSAAAVAAAVSAGTWNFILG comes from the coding sequence ATGAGCCTGGACATCATGACCCCGCGGCTGACTGCCTCGCCCTTCACCCGTGCCAATCCGCTCTCGAAGCTCGCCGCCGTTGCCATGGTCACCGTAGTGGTGATGCTCAGCGTGGACTGGGTGAGCGCCGGCGTGGTGCTGGCCGCGGAACTGCTGCTGCTGCCGGTACTGGGCATCAGCGCCTGGGCATTGTTCCGGCGCGGCTGGCCGCTGGTGGTGGCGGCCGCGGTTGGCGCCTACGGCACGGCGCTGCTGGCGGAGAAAACCGGCGCGGTGGTCTTCGAAGCGGGCCCGCTGCTGTTCACCGAGGATTCCATCAACTCCGGCGTCGCCATCGGGCTGCGGTCCCTGGCGGTGGCACTGCCCGGAATCTTCCTGCTGCTGACCACTGACCCCACCGATCTGGCCGATGCGCTGGCGCAGAAGCTGAAGCTGCCGCACCGGTTTGTGCTCGGGGCCCTGGCCGGCCTCCGGCTGGTGGGTCTGCTGGTCGAGGAATGGCGGACCCTGGGTCTGGCCCGCCGTGCCCGCGGAGTCGGCGCCGAGAACAAGCCGCTGGCCAAATTCGCCGCGTTCCTTGGCCAGGCGTTCGGGCTGATCGTGCAGGCGATCCGGCGCGCCACCCGCCTGGCGGTGGCAATGGAGGCCCGCGGTTTCGGCGGGGCACAACGCACCTGGGCGCGGGAATCGACGTTCAGCAGGGTGGATATCTGGGTCTTCCTGGGCGGTGCCCTGGTCTCGGCGGCAGCCGTTGCCGCCGCCGTCTCCGCCGGGACCTGGAACTTCATCCTCGGCTGA
- a CDS encoding ABC transporter ATP-binding protein — protein sequence MANTQSTTAERGRPAAVTAEGYGWRHAGRKDPAVSDVSFRIEPGERVLLLGASGAGKSTLLHAIAGVLGDEGEGDEAGRLTVDGMHPVQSRGRTGLVLQDPESQVVMARVGDEVTFGAENMALPRDEIWSRVRKSLSDVGLEVPLDHPTTALSGGQKQRLALASVLAMRPGVLLLDEPTANLDPDGVLEVRDAVVGVLERTGATLIVVEHRVAIWADVVDRVIVLAADGGVLADGPPAEVLNAAGTRERLIEAGVWVPGYTPRLRTPGPPSGRGNGGSHSTPGTGLLRAAELSVARTRRAGPVVSKVSLELAAGEALSITGPNGAGKSTLALTLAGLLTPAGGRLEAAPELRRGAASTVHKWKSAELVTRIGTVFQEPEHQFLTHRVIDELEFGPRRVARLPEDEVRRRVDAIAERLRLTKLLQANPFTLSGGEKRRLSVATMLATSPDILVLDEPTFGQDANTWAELVSLLGGLIAEGHAVVSVTHDGDFTAALGGNVLRVAEGTAQVQARVASGRAA from the coding sequence ATGGCAAACACTCAAAGCACGACGGCGGAGCGCGGCCGCCCGGCCGCCGTTACCGCCGAGGGATACGGCTGGCGCCATGCCGGCCGCAAGGATCCGGCGGTCAGCGACGTGAGCTTCAGGATCGAGCCGGGGGAGCGCGTGCTGCTGCTCGGCGCCTCCGGTGCCGGCAAATCCACCCTGCTGCATGCCATCGCGGGGGTGCTGGGCGACGAAGGCGAAGGGGACGAAGCCGGCCGCCTGACCGTCGACGGCATGCACCCGGTCCAGTCCCGCGGCCGGACGGGACTGGTGCTTCAGGACCCGGAGTCGCAGGTGGTCATGGCCCGGGTGGGGGACGAGGTCACCTTCGGCGCGGAGAACATGGCCCTGCCGCGGGACGAAATCTGGTCGCGGGTGCGCAAAAGCCTGTCGGATGTGGGCCTCGAAGTCCCGCTGGACCACCCCACCACCGCACTCTCCGGCGGACAGAAGCAGCGGCTCGCACTGGCATCGGTCCTGGCCATGCGGCCGGGAGTCCTGTTGCTGGACGAGCCCACGGCGAACCTGGACCCGGACGGCGTACTGGAGGTCCGGGACGCCGTCGTCGGGGTGCTTGAGCGCACCGGCGCCACCCTGATTGTGGTGGAGCACCGCGTGGCCATCTGGGCGGACGTGGTGGATCGGGTCATCGTGCTGGCGGCCGACGGTGGAGTTCTCGCCGACGGTCCGCCGGCTGAGGTGCTCAATGCCGCAGGTACCAGGGAACGACTGATCGAAGCGGGTGTCTGGGTCCCCGGCTACACGCCCCGGCTGCGCACGCCCGGGCCCCCCAGCGGCCGCGGTAACGGCGGGAGCCACAGCACGCCGGGCACGGGCCTGCTCCGGGCGGCGGAGCTGTCCGTGGCCCGGACCCGCAGGGCCGGGCCGGTAGTCAGTAAGGTCTCGCTGGAACTGGCGGCGGGCGAGGCGCTGAGCATCACCGGCCCCAACGGCGCCGGCAAGTCAACCCTGGCGCTGACCCTGGCCGGGCTGCTGACCCCCGCGGGCGGCAGGCTTGAGGCCGCACCGGAGCTCCGGCGGGGTGCGGCCAGTACGGTGCACAAGTGGAAATCAGCTGAACTCGTCACTAGGATCGGCACTGTCTTCCAGGAACCCGAGCACCAGTTCCTGACCCACCGGGTGATCGACGAACTCGAATTCGGTCCCCGGCGCGTCGCCCGGCTCCCGGAGGACGAGGTGCGCCGCCGCGTTGATGCCATCGCCGAGAGGCTGCGGCTGACCAAACTCCTGCAGGCCAATCCCTTCACCCTTTCGGGCGGGGAGAAGCGCAGGCTGTCCGTGGCGACCATGCTGGCCACCAGCCCGGACATCCTGGTCCTGGATGAACCGACCTTCGGGCAGGACGCGAACACCTGGGCGGAACTGGTCTCGCTGCTCGGCGGACTGATCGCCGAAGGCCACGCCGTGGTGTCCGTGACCCACGACGGCGACTTCACCGCGGCGCTCGGCGGCAACGTCCTGCGCGTGGCGGAGGGAACAGCACAGGTCCAGGCGCGGGTCGCGAGCGGGAGGGCGGCATGA
- a CDS encoding ECF transporter S component, whose amino-acid sequence MNTVTPSPQAAARKPRYTWRVVDIVVASVIGVAIGVIFWAWSAGYSGIAVLTAAFPPAGGLYAGGWLTAGVLGGLLIRKPGAAIYCEVLAAAVSSLLGTQFGLTVLLSGLIQGVGAELVFLLFLYKKFNLGVSLLAGLGAGLALAIGENILWNVEWATDWKLWYTLFAAVSGVVIAGLLPWLAMRGLAKTGALSSFAAGRTADV is encoded by the coding sequence ATGAACACCGTTACACCTTCCCCGCAGGCTGCTGCGCGCAAACCCCGTTACACCTGGCGAGTTGTCGATATTGTCGTGGCGTCCGTGATCGGCGTAGCCATCGGCGTTATCTTCTGGGCCTGGTCCGCCGGTTATTCGGGCATCGCGGTGCTGACCGCGGCCTTCCCGCCAGCCGGCGGGCTCTATGCCGGCGGCTGGCTCACGGCCGGGGTCCTGGGTGGGCTGCTCATCCGCAAGCCCGGCGCGGCGATCTACTGCGAGGTCCTCGCGGCCGCCGTGTCGAGCCTGCTGGGCACGCAGTTCGGCCTCACCGTGCTCCTCTCCGGCCTGATCCAGGGCGTCGGCGCGGAACTGGTCTTCCTGCTCTTCCTCTACAAGAAGTTCAACCTCGGCGTGTCGCTGCTGGCCGGGCTGGGTGCAGGCCTGGCGCTGGCCATCGGCGAGAACATCCTGTGGAACGTGGAATGGGCCACAGACTGGAAGCTCTGGTACACGCTGTTCGCCGCAGTCTCCGGCGTGGTCATCGCCGGCCTGCTGCCCTGGCTGGCGATGAGGGGACTGGCCAAGACGGGCGCGCTCTCGTCCTTTGCCGCCGGCCGGACGGCAGACGTATAG
- a CDS encoding DUF4235 domain-containing protein, whose product MADDITDEGQWQMSMVLKLLGTLVSIGAGLAGAKLIDILWKAVTGEDSPKHDDDMENSLRATLAFAAISGTVSAIIRVLSQRGTMQAVNRFNRTRDMV is encoded by the coding sequence GTGGCAGATGACATTACCGACGAAGGGCAGTGGCAAATGAGTATGGTTTTGAAACTTCTGGGTACGTTGGTGAGCATCGGTGCGGGCCTGGCCGGCGCCAAGCTCATCGACATCCTGTGGAAGGCCGTCACCGGGGAGGACTCCCCCAAGCATGACGACGACATGGAGAACAGCCTGCGCGCCACCCTCGCCTTTGCCGCGATTTCCGGTACTGTCAGCGCGATCATCCGTGTGCTTTCCCAGCGCGGAACCATGCAGGCAGTCAACCGCTTCAACCGGACCCGCGACATGGTCTAG
- a CDS encoding monovalent cation/H+ antiporter complex subunit F yields the protein MEVVLVIVTVVLAFSAAVAISRIVKGPSILDRVIAIDVLLAIVCAGLIADMAVRKHQANLTLVIIISLIGFIGSVTVARFVIDRRTHEH from the coding sequence ATGGAAGTTGTCCTGGTGATCGTCACGGTCGTCCTGGCCTTCTCCGCCGCCGTCGCAATCTCCCGCATTGTCAAAGGCCCCTCCATCTTGGACAGGGTGATCGCTATCGACGTTCTGCTGGCCATCGTCTGCGCGGGCCTGATAGCTGACATGGCCGTCCGGAAGCATCAGGCCAATCTGACCTTGGTGATCATCATTTCCCTGATCGGCTTCATCGGCTCAGTCACGGTAGCCCGCTTCGTCATCGACAGGCGGACCCATGAACACTGA
- a CDS encoding Na+/H+ antiporter subunit E: MTRSRIPLLVEIPLLVWLVILWGALWQDFSAGNLIFGLLIALAVVNIFYLPPVELAGRLNLWAAAVFVAAFVLNVAKASFEVFWIALTRGPRTKNGVVAVQLRSHSDLLVTATGHTISLIPGSLVVDVDRSTSTLYLHVLDIPDPDKADRFRDQVRRIEAGLIRAIGSKEEVAMVKAEAANRRNGGTS, translated from the coding sequence ATGACCCGTTCCCGGATTCCGCTGCTCGTCGAAATTCCCCTGCTGGTCTGGCTGGTCATCCTCTGGGGCGCCCTCTGGCAGGACTTCAGCGCCGGCAACCTGATTTTCGGACTGCTCATCGCCCTCGCCGTCGTCAATATCTTTTACTTGCCGCCGGTAGAACTTGCCGGACGGCTGAATCTGTGGGCAGCAGCCGTGTTCGTGGCGGCGTTCGTACTGAACGTGGCCAAGGCCAGTTTCGAGGTCTTCTGGATCGCGCTCACCCGGGGACCAAGGACCAAGAACGGTGTGGTGGCCGTCCAGCTGCGCAGCCATTCGGACCTGCTGGTTACCGCCACCGGTCACACCATCTCGCTGATTCCCGGGAGTCTCGTGGTGGACGTGGACCGGTCCACGTCGACGCTCTACCTGCACGTGCTGGACATTCCGGACCCGGACAAGGCGGACCGGTTCCGCGACCAGGTCCGCAGGATCGAGGCCGGGCTGATCCGGGCCATCGGCAGTAAAGAGGAAGTCGCCATGGTCAAAGCGGAGGCAGCAAACCGGCGGAACGGAGGAACCAGTTGA